In Bacillota bacterium, the DNA window CTCCGTCTACAGCTCCTTCCCCTTCGTGGTCGGCCACGAGGGCGTGGGCCGGGTGGACGAGGCCGCCCCCGGCTTTCCCTTCCCGCCCGGACAGCGGGTGGTGGTCGACCCGATCCTCTCCTGCGCCCCGCGCGGCATCGACCCGCCCTGCGACGCCTGCGCGCGGGGCGACTTCAGCCAGTGCGAGCGGATGGCCCAGGGCCGGCTGGCGCCCGGGCTGCTGGCGGGCGCCTGTCGCGACACCGGCGGCACCTGGGCGGAGTACTTCCTGGCGCACGCCTCGCAGGTCTTCGCCGTCCCGGAGGAAGTGAGCGACGAGGCGGCCGCGTTGGTGGAGCCCTTCGCCACCGCGCTCCACGCGGTCCTGCGCAACCGGCCCCGTCCGGGGGAACGGGTGCTGGTGGTGGGCGCCGGGGTGATCGGGCTGCTGGTGGTGGCGGCGCTGAAGGCGCTGGGCGAGCCGGCCCCGGTGACCGTCCTGGCCCGCCATCCCTTCCAGGCCGAGCTGGCGCGCCAGCTGGGGGCGGACCGGGTCCTGCTGGGCCGCGGTCCGGAGCAGCAGGCGGAGCTGGCGCGGGCGCTGGGCGTCCGGCTGCTGCGCCCCATCCTGGGCGCCCCCGTGCCCGAGTCGGGCGCCGACCTGGTCTACGAGTGCGTGGGCCGCGACGAGGCCATCGACCAGGCGCTCCGCTTCACCCGGCCCGGCGGGCGCGTCGTCCTGGTGGGGCTGGCAGGGGTGACGCGGAAGGTGGACTGGACCTTCGTCTGGATGCGCGAGCTGACCGTCCGGGGAACGTTCGCGTACAGCACCGAGGAAGTGGAGGGCCGGCGGCTGCGCACCTTCCAGCTGGCGCTGGAGCTGCTGGCCCGCGGCGGGCTTCCGCTGGAACGGCTGGTGACGCACCGCTTCCCGCTGGCCGAGGTCCGGGCGGCGCTGGCCACCGCCACCTCCAAGGCGGCGCGCCAGGCGCTCAAAGTCCTCCTGGTCCCCTGAAGGGTGACGGGCGGCAGGAAGCGAGTCGAACGAGGAGGTCGGTACCGATGACAGCCATGCGCGAGAGAGCCGAGCGGGAGGCCAGGGACTTCACCGTCGTCGGGCGGGCGGAGAGCCCGGTCCTGCGACGCTTCGTGGACGGCCTGGCGCGCGTCTTCCGCGAGCGGGGCTACGCCCAGGTGGAGCCGTACCCCGGCGTCCACCTGGTTTTCAACGTGATCGACGCCGCCGCCGCCCGGCCCTACCACCGTCACGCCCAGGCGACCTACGTGGTCTCCATCGCCGAGGCGCCCGAGCCGCCCGCGGACGTCCTGCTGGCCGCCTACCCGCTGATGATCCGATCCCTTTCGAACCTCTTCCTGTACGTGGTCCCGGACGGGGAGGAGGTCCGCACCTACTTCATCACCTTGGAACGCGGCTACTATCCGGTGCGCGCCTCCTTCGAGGAGCCCGAGCGCTTTTACGCCGAGCTCTTCGAGCGCCTGGAGCCGCTGGCCTCCAGCCACCTGGTGATCAACAACGTCTTCGACCCCGACTTGCCCGAGCGGCTCTGGAACGGCGACGAGCACATGGACGAGATGCGCCGGGCCAGCCGCAAGCTGGGCGCGCTCCACCTCAACCCGGCGCCCTTTCCCATCGAGAAGCTTTTGCCGGAGAGTGACTTCCGCCACGTGCAGCGCCTCTACCAGATCGGCGGGCTGAGCTACGGAAACCTGAGCGTGCGACGCGACGAGAACGACTTCTGGATGAGCGCCAGCGGCGTCGACAAGACCAACATCCGCCAGGTGGGGCGCGACGCGCTCCTGGTCAAGGGGTACGTGGAGGAGGACGACGCCATCCACCTGAGCGTCCCGCCCGTGGTCACGCCGCGCCGCGTCTCGGTGGACGCCATCGAGCACTGGATGATCTACCGCGAGAACCCCAAGGTGGGGGCGGTGCTCCACGTCCACGCCTGGATCCCCGGCATCGACGCCACGGAGATCAACTACCCCTGCGGGACGCTGGAGATCGCCCAGGCGGTGGCCGAGAAGGTGCGGACGGCGCCCGACCCGCGCCACGCCATCGTCGGACTGAAGAACCACGGCATGACCATCACCGGCGAGAGCCTGGACGAGATCTTCGAGCGCATCGAGGGCAAGGTGGTCCGCCAGGTGCCCATGCTCTAGGCCGGCGGAGGGGGGCGGGCCGCCGCCCCCGTCCGCCTAGGCGCGGCGACCGGCGCTACACTGGGGGCTGGAGCGACGGCCCGAGCCCCCGCGGGCGGCGGCCGCCCTCCGGGGGGTCGGGAGGATGCCGCATTGGAGCCTCGCCGCCTGGCAGCTCTTCAGCTTCTGGTACATGGCCAGCGCGGCGATCGT includes these proteins:
- a CDS encoding zinc-binding dehydrogenase; protein product: MKAVAFDPAIPRYVWTRAWGAVRRPGYWGRWSPLQLRELPRPEPRGSGWARIRTLLAGICGSDLNLVTLRDSPVASVYSSFPFVVGHEGVGRVDEAAPGFPFPPGQRVVVDPILSCAPRGIDPPCDACARGDFSQCERMAQGRLAPGLLAGACRDTGGTWAEYFLAHASQVFAVPEEVSDEAAALVEPFATALHAVLRNRPRPGERVLVVGAGVIGLLVVAALKALGEPAPVTVLARHPFQAELARQLGADRVLLGRGPEQQAELARALGVRLLRPILGAPVPESGADLVYECVGRDEAIDQALRFTRPGGRVVLVGLAGVTRKVDWTFVWMRELTVRGTFAYSTEEVEGRRLRTFQLALELLARGGLPLERLVTHRFPLAEVRAALATATSKAARQALKVLLVP
- a CDS encoding class II aldolase/adducin family protein; its protein translation is MRERAEREARDFTVVGRAESPVLRRFVDGLARVFRERGYAQVEPYPGVHLVFNVIDAAAARPYHRHAQATYVVSIAEAPEPPADVLLAAYPLMIRSLSNLFLYVVPDGEEVRTYFITLERGYYPVRASFEEPERFYAELFERLEPLASSHLVINNVFDPDLPERLWNGDEHMDEMRRASRKLGALHLNPAPFPIEKLLPESDFRHVQRLYQIGGLSYGNLSVRRDENDFWMSASGVDKTNIRQVGRDALLVKGYVEEDDAIHLSVPPVVTPRRVSVDAIEHWMIYRENPKVGAVLHVHAWIPGIDATEINYPCGTLEIAQAVAEKVRTAPDPRHAIVGLKNHGMTITGESLDEIFERIEGKVVRQVPML